Genomic DNA from uncultured Vibrio sp.:
CTGGACAACGTTTGTTTGAGTTCTCGCTTTTCTCACGCCAACTCAAATTCAACCGATGAGAAACAGCGAGCGATTCAATTGCTCGAACAAGTTGGATTAGCTGACTACGCCAACGCTAAGCCAACGCAACTTTCCGGAGGTATGCGCCAGCGTGTTGCTCTTGCTCGTACACTGATGCAGGACAAACCTCTGGTCTTGATGGACGAGCCCTTCTCTGCCCTCGATGCTGTTACTCGTCATAAGCTGCAAACCTTATCGGCCACGCTGCTCAAAGGAAAAACGGTCGTGCTGATTACTCACGATCCACAAGAAGCGGTTCGTCTTGCCAACCAATTGTATGTACTGCAAGGCACACCTGCACAAGCTAAACATCTGCTGGTGCCAGATACGATGCCTCCTCGCGTGCTTGATGGCGAATGTGCCGCCTTGCAACAAGCGATCTTGGATCAGTTGGAGAAAGATTATGAGTGATATGACTCAATACAACTCCGTCTCAGAACGTATCAGTAAAAAAGAACGAGTCACCCATCCAGCTCTGCGCTTGGTGATCAGCACAGCGGTCATTTTAGGCCTGTGGCAACTGATTGTCGTGGCGTTCACTATGCCCAGCTTCATTTTGCCTGCGCCTGTTGATGTGCTGAATAGATTGATCTCCCGCTATGACGTATTGCTCGCACACACCTGGGTCACGGCACAGGAAATCCTGCTTGGTCTCGGGCTCGGTTTGTCGATGGGTTTGCTGTTTGCACTGCAAATGTTGCTGTTCGAACCACTAAAACGCTGGCTGCTACCGATTCTCATTGCTAGCCAGGCGATTCCGGTATTTGCCATTGCACCCGTACTGATGCTTTGGCTTGGTTACGGCATCGCTTCAAAAGTCGTGATGGCAGCGATCATCATTTTTTTCCCTGTTACGACTTGTTGTTACGACGGTTTACGCAATACCCCAACCGGATACCTGGATTTGGCGAAAACGATGGGCGCTTCGAAATGGCAACTTCTGCGTCACATTCAGTTGCCCGCGGCACTGCCAACATTGGCTTCAGGCATTCGTGTCGCAGTCGTTATCGCCCCAATTGGAGCGGTCGTCGGCGAGTGGGTCGGTTCAAGTAAAGGCTTGGGTTATCTCATGTTACAAGCCAATGCACGCATGATCATCGACGAGATGTTTGCCGCACTGTTTATCCTCGCCGTGCTGTCCATCGCACTCTACTTCATCACTGACAAATTATTGAAAAAAGCCATCCCTTGGGAAAGCAAATAGATAAAACAAATAGATATCACCAAAAGGAAGATTACCCGTGAATAAAAACAAACTTATTAGCGCTGCAGCTTTGCTTGCTTCTATTGTTTCAACTAACGCACTGGCGGCCGAAAAAGAGCTGACTTTGATGTTGGATTGGTTCGTGAATCCGAACCACGGCCCTATCGTTATAGCCAAAGAGCGTGGCTACTTTAAAGAACAAGGCTTGAAGGTCAACATTCAAGAGCCTGCTGACCCAAGCACCCCCCCTAAAATGGTCGCGGCTGGCAAGGTGGATATGGCAATTTCATACCAACCAAGCTTGACGATTGATGTAGCAGCAGGTCTGCCACTTATCCGCTCAGCAACACTTATCGCGACGCCACTAAATACTATGATGGTGTTGGATAATGGCAAGAACGACAACCTTGCCGATCTAAAAGGTAAGAAAATCGGGATTGCTATCGCAGGTAATGAAGAAGCAACCATAGGCACAATGCTAGCACAAGAAAATGTGAAGTTTTCTGACGTACAAATCATTAATGTTGGATGGGCGCTCTCGTCATCTCTGGCATCAGGTAAAGTCGATGCAATTTGGGGTGGACTGCGTAACTTCGAAACTAACCAACTGGCATTAGAAGGTTACCAAGCCAAAGCTTTCTTCCCAGAAGAACATGGGGTTCCTGCTTATGACGAACTTGTGTTTGTCGCGAATGCAAATACGTACGACAAAAATGCCATCAAAGCGTTCAACAAAGCATTGGAGCAAGCTACGACTTACATCGTGAACCATCCAAAATCGTCTTGGAAAGAGTTTGTTGCTTACTCTCCAGACACGCTAAACAACGAACTTAATCAACGTGCTTGGAATGACACTTTGACTCGTTTCGCGCTTCGTCCATCAGCGGTAGATCTAAAACGCTACGACGATTACGCCGAGTTCATGTACTCGCAAAAAATCATTGAAACGCTACCAAAAGCGAAAGATTACGTGCCTAGCTTTGACTGATACTGAGGTCATCCCATTATGAAATACCAAGATTTGATCGACGCTTGCCATCAAGACTGGCAAGAATACACAGAGCACCTTTTCGTTCAGCAATTAGCACAAGGTACGCTTGCTCAACCTTGTTTTCTGCATTATCTAAAACAGGATTTTTTGTTTCTCAAGCAATACGCTCGCGCTTATGCATTAGCGATTTATAAAGCACGTACTTTGTATGACATGCGGCGCGCACTGCCGAGCGTTCACGCGTTATTAGATTCAGAAATCGCTCATCATGTAACTTACTGTGGTCAATGGGGATTAACGGAATCCGACTTGGAAAACGAACCGGAAGATTTTGGCACCGTTGCCTACACTCGCTATGTATTAGATGCAGGTATGACGGGGGATTTGGTTGATCTGTATGCGGCATTAGCGCCTTGCTCTATCGGCTACGCGGTTATTGGCAAAATGTTGATGGAAGATGAAAACACCATTATTGAAGGTAACCCGTACGCTAGCTGGATCACCCTCTATGGCGGTGAAGAGTTCCAGTCAGGTGTTGCGGAGGGCGCGGCGCACTTTAACGAGCTACTAGCTGAAATCGACATCAATAGCCAGCGCGGCCAGAACCTGATTCAGGTATTCAAAACTGCAACACGTATGGAAGTGGCTTTTTGGCAGCAAGGCTTGAATGCTCACCAAGGTTAATCGGATAAACAACATGTTAACAGAACAAATTACTCAAGCACTGAACGCAGTGCGTCAACAAAAGCCATTGGTCGTGAACATCACAAACTATGTGGTGATGAACAATACAGCAAATGCTCTGCTAGCCATCGGCGCATCTCCAATCATGGCGCACTCTAAGCAAGAGATGGCTGAAATGATGTCATTTGCCGGCGCGCTCGTGATCAACATTGGTACCCTAGACAGTACCTGGACACCGCGCATGATCTTTGCGGTAGAGCAAGCCAATGCCAACGGTAAAACCGTCGTCCTCGATCCCGTTGGTTGCGGCGCAAGTACTCTGAGAACAGAAACGTCTCGTCAAATTGCACGCCTGGCGAATAAACTCATCATTCGTGGTAATGCTTCGGAAATCATTGCTTTAGCTGGCGAACAAGCGCAAAGCAAAGGGGTCGATTCTTTAGACAGTAGTGACGCGGCATTAGGAGCAGCGCAATTCCTTGCTGCTGAATACGGTGCCAACGTGGTGATTTCTGGCGAGACAGATTATATCGTGACGAAATCGCACACCGTAACACTCCGCAATGGCCACGAGATGATGCCATATGTGACGGGAATGGGTTGTACGCTAACCGCACTAACGGGGGCGTTTGCCACAGTGGGTGATGAAACGGGTTTGGCTGCAGCAGCCGTACTTGGTGTGGCGGGTGAGATCGCAGCAGAACAAGCACGAGGTCCCGGTAGCTTACAGTCAACGTTGCTTGATGAGTTGTATCAGCTTGATGAACAAACTCTGGCAAAACGACTTAAGCTTCAAGTCACTGAACACTGATCAACTTAAAATCGATGCCTCTGTCCCCAAACATGGTCGGAGGCATAAAGGAAACACAATGAACCCCTATCGTTTGTATTTGGTCACCGATGACCAACAAGATCTCGCCACGCTCAAGCATGTTGTTAGCAAAGCAGTGGAAGGTGGCGTAACCATGGTACAAGTGCGCGAAAAACATGGTGACGTGCGTGCTTTCATTCAACGGGCACAAGCGGTAAAAGAAATTCTCGACGGTACAGACGTACCTTTGATTATTAACGATCGAGTCGATGTTGCACTCGCTGTCGATGCTGAAGGCGTGCACCTCGGCCAATCGGATATGCCAGCGCATATAGCTCGTCAACTGATTGGGCCAAACAAAATCCTTGGTTTATCCATCGAGAATGAACGGCAGCTTGCAGACGTAAACACACTGCCGATCGATTACATTGGTTTAAGTGCCATCTATGCGACACCAACTAAAACCAATACCCAAAGACATTGGGGCTTAGATGGATTGAAAATGGCACTCAAGGCCACAACGCTGCCGATCGTCGCGATTGGTGGTATTAACGAAACCAATATTCCTATTCTAAATGCAACCGGCGTGCACGGGTTAGCATTGGTATCAGCAATCTGTCATGCCGACGATCCAAAATTAGCTTGTGAGTACTTACTAAGCTTAATGGTTTAGATTTTCCAAATAACAAGTACGTGAGGTACTTCGAAGCAAGCATCATTTATTTTCAGATCAGACGGATTAGGCATGACCTTTACTTTACTGCCAACGTTTCAGATCACTCAAAAGATGCCTTTTGTTACTTTCGCAGCGCGCTAATATGAACAAGATTTAGACCAAAAAGAAGCCAGCGAAATTTGCTGACTTCTTGCTTTCAAATGCTAATTTTTTTAGCCATTTTTTGGTGGTTCAAATGCGGTCAGTTCTAACTCAGGACCGATGTATTTTTCGATACGAACCAGTGCCGAGTTTGCCGCGCAGCCATTGCTGAGTCGTGAGGTTGGAATATCCAAAGTAAGCACATTACAGCCACCGTTCTTACAAATCCCGGTATTCGGATCCAAATCAGGCCAGCCACCTTCATGAATGCAGACTGAACCTTGCTTGATACGATCGGTCACTTCTGCACCGACCAACACCTGACCGCGGCCGTTAAAGGCTCTAACCAGATCACCGGTTTTTATCCCACGAAGCTTGGCATCATCCGGGTGAATCCAAATTGGTTCACGGTTTGCTATGGCGTATTCTTCACGGATTTTCGCATAGTTAAACTGACTATGAAGACGGTGTGCGGCGTGCGCTGTCATTAACTGTAACTCATCTTCATGCGCATTACCGGTATATTCTGTTGGTTCGAACCAAGCAGGATGTGGCAAACAATCGTCTAACTGATAACCTTCGATCGTTTTCGAGTAAATTTCAATTTTGCCACTCGGCGTACCTAATGGATTTAGAACAGGATCTTCACGGAAATCCGCATAACGTACAAACTGAGCGTTTTTCTCGTTCCACTTCATCTCGATCAACTGGTTATCTTCCCAGAATTTACTGAAGTTAGGCATCGCCACACGAGATCCACGACCACCTTGTTGCGCCACTTTGTAAAATCCATACAACCACTCCATCTCCGTTTTGCCTTCGGTGTAAACATCTCGACCGCCCGGAGCGAGCATTTCAGCCAAATCCGCAAATACGTCGAAGTCGTTCCGTGCTTCACCTTGTGGCTCCACCACCTGTTTCATCGGAACCAAGTGCTGGTTACTGTAGTCCCCCGTCATGGTCATATCATTGCGTTCGAACGACGTAGTAATTGGCAAAACAATGTCCGCGTGCTTCGCTGCCGCCGTCCAGTAAGGTTCTGAAATCACGATCAGCTCCGGTTTTTGCCACGCTCTGATCAGCCGGTTGGTATCTTGATGGTGAGTAAAGTTCGCGCCACCCGCCCACCAAATCATTTTGATATCAGGGAACGTCAGTTCATGACCATTATGCTGATAAGATTTGCCTGGATTTTCGAGCGCTTCAACAATGCGTGCCACCGGGAAACTTTGTACTGCACCTGATACCGCCCAATCATTACCAGCGGAAGAACCACCGCCCAGTGACGCTGAAATCGCCGGAAGTACACCCGCATCACGTGCTGGGTTACCGCCATTTGAATAGTGGTATGAGAGACCAAAGCCACCACCTGGAAGACCGATTTGTCCCAACATTGATGCTAATGTTGCCAGCATCCAGTGGCGTTGCTCACCATATTGTTGGCGCTGCATGCCCCAGCCGGACATCAGCATGGTACGGTTTTTACTGAAGATATCGGCCAGCAATTCTAATTGTTTCACAGGGACGCCACAGATGCTTGATGCCCATTCAGCTGACTTCTCGACACCGTCTTCTTCGCCGAATAAGTAAGCTTCAAACAAATCATAGCCCGTGGTGTATTTCTCTAAAAACGCTTTATCATGTTTCCCTTGTTTGACCAATGTATGTGCGATACCCAACATCATCGCCACGTCAGTCATTGGATGCGGTGCTATCCATTCCGCATTGTCACCAAAGAACTCAATGGTTTCAGAACGAATCGGGTCAATCGCAATCACCGTTTTTCCAGACTTTTTAAGTTGATGGAAGAACTCAAGTCCAGCACAATCAGTAGAACTCCAGGCAATTTTTAATGTATTGATTGGGTTCAATCCCCAAAGTACCACCACATCACTATGTTCAAGAATGACAGGATAAGTGGTCTGTTGCTCATACACTTCAATAGAGCCCATAACGTGCGGCATGATGATTTGTGCGGCACCCGTTGAATAATCTCCCAGGTGACCAGAATAACCACCCGCCATACTCATATAGCGCTGCAGCAAAGTTTGCGCTTTGTGTAACACGCCACTCGAACGCCAACCATAAGAGCCAGCAAATACAGATGCGGGTCCGTAGGCTTTACGAATACGCATGTGTTGCTCGTGGATCAGCTTGTAAACCTCATCCCAGGACACGCGTTCAAATTCATCACTGCCTCGAACTCCTTGCGGTGAGGATGGGTTCGCCAGGTAGCCTTTTCGTACCATTGGATATTTTACCCGAGCCTTGGTATGAACTTGGTCCGGCCCAGTACTTTGCAGGCTATTTGGTACCGTTTGAGGCAGCGCATTCGTCGTTGATATCAACTTACCATCTTGCACTTCACACAGCATTGGGCCCATGCGGCCGGCCGTAAGGATGCCTTTACCACGCGCATCCGAGGAGGCGACTGACAACGGTGAAAATGAAGTGAATGCCATCGCACCGGCCGCCATACCAGTGCCCTTTAGAAATCCGCGGCGGGTCATGTTAGTCATAATCTTATCCTTCTATTTATGTTTAGTGACCAACCACATCTTTCGCGTGGTGTTGGAAGAACTTGGTTAGAATTTCTAGGTTCTCGGCAGTAATATCCGTTCGATCACCCATACTCTTCGCGACTGGTCCCCAAGCATTCACAGTGAAGTGATTTGAAGGAATTTTCGCATGACAAGTAGCACAGTAAACATTGTCCAACTCTTCTGCATATGACCAAACTGGCTCTAGCGTGTCCACAACCGGAGAATCAATCGTGCCGGTTAAAGAAACAGAGCGCCATTCGTTACCGTATACATCAGCGGCAAATTCGCCACCGTCAAGCGCTTGCTGACCTTGTTCGGTCAGTGTTGCCACAATTGCACGTTGCCCTTCGCCCATGTAAAGCACTTGCTCAGCACCTTTCATTTGGTAAGCATTGAGTTTAACTGTGCGAGCATCACCCTCCGTACTGACAACTTCCAATTTCGTTGTTGGATTGATGGTACCCAACTCACCCATGTTAATCGTCGTAACTGGGTAAACCACTTCCGCTCCCGGAGCGGTTTGGGTGGTAAAGCTCATTAAAGTTTCAAACGCTTTGCTGTCGAGCTCGGCCTCTGGAGCAAAGTGAGCCACGCCTTTGTGACAATCAATACAGGTCTGATTGTTTGCTATTCCGTAGTCGTGCATTTTCACAGCGTCACGTGATTGTTCAAACGGTTCCATCGCATCATAGTCGTGACAGGTACGGCAGGTTGCAGAATCATTCTCGCGGAACTGCTCCCATACCATTTCAGCCATTTCTTTCCGGTGTGCTTCGTACTTTTCAGGCGTATCAATCTTGCCTGTTATGAACTCGTGATAGATGTCCTTCGAGGCACGAATTTTGGTGATCAAATAATCCACAGGCTCATGAGGGATGTGACAGTCGGAGCATTCTGCGCGAATGCCTTTTGCGTTACTGAAGTGAACAGAGCCTTGATACTCTTTCAAAGGGGTCTCCATAGTATGGCATGAGACGCAAAACTCCGTAGATGAGGTGTAATGCATCACCGCAGCTGAACCTCCCAAAGTCAGCCACCCCACTCCTATTCCAGCTACTAATAACAAAATAATAGTTCGTTTTTTCATTGTAATAACTCGCTACACTTGCTCACAAATTGTAATTATAGATTGCAAATTAATACTTAGTGATTAGATGGCACATGATCTACGTCATACGCAACTGCATTTCCCACTTGAAGAACTAAATATCGCAACCTTGCTTCCATTAAGCGATATTTAGTATTAATCGTTTAAATAAATCCGCATTATAAAAATAAATAGCCAACATTAATGCAACCATTTGAACGACGTATAAATAAGGTGAGAAACTGGGGCAGAACTGATACCAATCGGATGCTGGAGACAAAACATGATTTATCTATTCGACTGGGGCAACACATTAATGGTCGACTTTCCTCACGCACGGGGAAAAATGTGTGACTGGAACACTGTGGAAGCGATCCCACAGGCCAAAGAGACATTGGTAACGCTCTGCAAAGATCATCAGATTTACATCGCGACCAGTGCGTCGGATTCAGTAATGGAAGAGGTCCAACGGGCTTTCCAACGAGTTGATTTAGACCGATACATCAACGGCTATTTCTGCTTTTCTAATGTTGGCATTGAAAAAAACTGCGCCGAATTTTACCAAGCGGTGGCAAAAAAGCTGGGCGTAAAAGAAAGGGAATTGACCATGATCGGGGACATACCAAACAAAGACATCTACCCAGCGATGGAAGCAGGGTTGAATACCATTTGGTTTAACGCTACAGGTGCGCCACCGCCAGGCAAACCGATTCCACAGCAAATTCGCTGTTTGTCGCAGCTCGTTTCTGGGGCACTTTAATCTATCACGACTAAGTAGATACAAACGGACCGCCTCATTTAGTCATATAAAAAGTATGG
This window encodes:
- a CDS encoding ABC transporter permease produces the protein MSDMTQYNSVSERISKKERVTHPALRLVISTAVILGLWQLIVVAFTMPSFILPAPVDVLNRLISRYDVLLAHTWVTAQEILLGLGLGLSMGLLFALQMLLFEPLKRWLLPILIASQAIPVFAIAPVLMLWLGYGIASKVVMAAIIIFFPVTTCCYDGLRNTPTGYLDLAKTMGASKWQLLRHIQLPAALPTLASGIRVAVVIAPIGAVVGEWVGSSKGLGYLMLQANARMIIDEMFAALFILAVLSIALYFITDKLLKKAIPWESK
- a CDS encoding NapC/NirT family cytochrome c; amino-acid sequence: MTMKKRTIILLLVAGIGVGWLTLGGSAAVMHYTSSTEFCVSCHTMETPLKEYQGSVHFSNAKGIRAECSDCHIPHEPVDYLITKIRASKDIYHEFITGKIDTPEKYEAHRKEMAEMVWEQFRENDSATCRTCHDYDAMEPFEQSRDAVKMHDYGIANNQTCIDCHKGVAHFAPEAELDSKAFETLMSFTTQTAPGAEVVYPVTTINMGELGTINPTTKLEVVSTEGDARTVKLNAYQMKGAEQVLYMGEGQRAIVATLTEQGQQALDGGEFAADVYGNEWRSVSLTGTIDSPVVDTLEPVWSYAEELDNVYCATCHAKIPSNHFTVNAWGPVAKSMGDRTDITAENLEILTKFFQHHAKDVVGH
- a CDS encoding ABC transporter ATP-binding protein, encoding MCASAIGIQFSQVSLQYNDSQTPTLAGVNMNIPAGQWTVLLGRSGCGKTTILRYLAGLLDEQVKWQGELTTTDGIALHERIAYMAQQDLLLPWRNVLDNVCLSSRFSHANSNSTDEKQRAIQLLEQVGLADYANAKPTQLSGGMRQRVALARTLMQDKPLVLMDEPFSALDAVTRHKLQTLSATLLKGKTVVLITHDPQEAVRLANQLYVLQGTPAQAKHLLVPDTMPPRVLDGECAALQQAILDQLEKDYE
- a CDS encoding molybdopterin guanine dinucleotide-containing S/N-oxide reductase, which gives rise to MTNMTRRGFLKGTGMAAGAMAFTSFSPLSVASSDARGKGILTAGRMGPMLCEVQDGKLISTTNALPQTVPNSLQSTGPDQVHTKARVKYPMVRKGYLANPSSPQGVRGSDEFERVSWDEVYKLIHEQHMRIRKAYGPASVFAGSYGWRSSGVLHKAQTLLQRYMSMAGGYSGHLGDYSTGAAQIIMPHVMGSIEVYEQQTTYPVILEHSDVVVLWGLNPINTLKIAWSSTDCAGLEFFHQLKKSGKTVIAIDPIRSETIEFFGDNAEWIAPHPMTDVAMMLGIAHTLVKQGKHDKAFLEKYTTGYDLFEAYLFGEEDGVEKSAEWASSICGVPVKQLELLADIFSKNRTMLMSGWGMQRQQYGEQRHWMLATLASMLGQIGLPGGGFGLSYHYSNGGNPARDAGVLPAISASLGGGSSAGNDWAVSGAVQSFPVARIVEALENPGKSYQHNGHELTFPDIKMIWWAGGANFTHHQDTNRLIRAWQKPELIVISEPYWTAAAKHADIVLPITTSFERNDMTMTGDYSNQHLVPMKQVVEPQGEARNDFDVFADLAEMLAPGGRDVYTEGKTEMEWLYGFYKVAQQGGRGSRVAMPNFSKFWEDNQLIEMKWNEKNAQFVRYADFREDPVLNPLGTPSGKIEIYSKTIEGYQLDDCLPHPAWFEPTEYTGNAHEDELQLMTAHAAHRLHSQFNYAKIREEYAIANREPIWIHPDDAKLRGIKTGDLVRAFNGRGQVLVGAEVTDRIKQGSVCIHEGGWPDLDPNTGICKNGGCNVLTLDIPTSRLSNGCAANSALVRIEKYIGPELELTAFEPPKNG
- the tenA gene encoding thiaminase II — translated: MKYQDLIDACHQDWQEYTEHLFVQQLAQGTLAQPCFLHYLKQDFLFLKQYARAYALAIYKARTLYDMRRALPSVHALLDSEIAHHVTYCGQWGLTESDLENEPEDFGTVAYTRYVLDAGMTGDLVDLYAALAPCSIGYAVIGKMLMEDENTIIEGNPYASWITLYGGEEFQSGVAEGAAHFNELLAEIDINSQRGQNLIQVFKTATRMEVAFWQQGLNAHQG
- the thiE gene encoding thiamine phosphate synthase — protein: MNPYRLYLVTDDQQDLATLKHVVSKAVEGGVTMVQVREKHGDVRAFIQRAQAVKEILDGTDVPLIINDRVDVALAVDAEGVHLGQSDMPAHIARQLIGPNKILGLSIENERQLADVNTLPIDYIGLSAIYATPTKTNTQRHWGLDGLKMALKATTLPIVAIGGINETNIPILNATGVHGLALVSAICHADDPKLACEYLLSLMV
- the thiM gene encoding hydroxyethylthiazole kinase; this translates as MLTEQITQALNAVRQQKPLVVNITNYVVMNNTANALLAIGASPIMAHSKQEMAEMMSFAGALVINIGTLDSTWTPRMIFAVEQANANGKTVVLDPVGCGASTLRTETSRQIARLANKLIIRGNASEIIALAGEQAQSKGVDSLDSSDAALGAAQFLAAEYGANVVISGETDYIVTKSHTVTLRNGHEMMPYVTGMGCTLTALTGAFATVGDETGLAAAAVLGVAGEIAAEQARGPGSLQSTLLDELYQLDEQTLAKRLKLQVTEH
- a CDS encoding ABC transporter substrate-binding protein, encoding MNKNKLISAAALLASIVSTNALAAEKELTLMLDWFVNPNHGPIVIAKERGYFKEQGLKVNIQEPADPSTPPKMVAAGKVDMAISYQPSLTIDVAAGLPLIRSATLIATPLNTMMVLDNGKNDNLADLKGKKIGIAIAGNEEATIGTMLAQENVKFSDVQIINVGWALSSSLASGKVDAIWGGLRNFETNQLALEGYQAKAFFPEEHGVPAYDELVFVANANTYDKNAIKAFNKALEQATTYIVNHPKSSWKEFVAYSPDTLNNELNQRAWNDTLTRFALRPSAVDLKRYDDYAEFMYSQKIIETLPKAKDYVPSFD
- a CDS encoding HAD family hydrolase; translation: MIYLFDWGNTLMVDFPHARGKMCDWNTVEAIPQAKETLVTLCKDHQIYIATSASDSVMEEVQRAFQRVDLDRYINGYFCFSNVGIEKNCAEFYQAVAKKLGVKERELTMIGDIPNKDIYPAMEAGLNTIWFNATGAPPPGKPIPQQIRCLSQLVSGAL